Proteins encoded in a region of the Pelobates fuscus isolate aPelFus1 chromosome 11, aPelFus1.pri, whole genome shotgun sequence genome:
- the RABAC1 gene encoding prenylated Rab acceptor protein 1 isoform X1, which produces MAGKNGDAFSPAAEEGPSGIINKILPKMITQATAKDWFDRRRAHIRPWSNFVDQRRFSRPGNFGDLCKRVTRNVEHFQSNYIFIFMGLIMYCIITSPMLLIALAVFFGACYIIYLKTLQSKIVLFGRELSMANQYGIAGAVSFPFFWLAGAGAAVFWVLGATLVVIGSHASFHEVEGDVEELQMEPV; this is translated from the exons ATGGCAGGGAAGAACGGGGACGCATTCAGTCCTGCAGCTGAAGAGGGACCTAGTGGGATTATTAACAA AATACTTCCCAAGATGATCACCCAAGCCACAGCAAAAGACTGGTTTGACCGGCGCCGTGCGCACATCCGCCCGTGGAGTAACTTTGTTGACCAGCGGCGCTTTTCTCGCCCAGGGAACTTTGGGGATCTGTGTAAGCGTGTCACCAGAAATGTGGAACATTTTCAGAGCAACTACATCTTTATCTTTATGGGGCTCATCATGTACTGCAT CATCACCTCTCCCATGTTACTCATTGCATTAGCTGTGTTTTTTGGGGCCTGTTACATCATCTACTTGAAGACCCTACAGTCTAAGATCGTCCTGTTTG GTCGTGAGCTTAGTATGGCAAATCAATATGGCATTGCTGGAGCGGTATCGTTCCCCTTTTTTTGGCTAGCTGGTGCTGGAGCAGCGGTGTTCTGGGTTCTGG GAGCCACTCTTGTGGTGATCGGGTCCCACGCGTCTTTCCATGAAGTGGAGGGGGATGTTGAGGAGCTGCAGATGGAACCAGTTTAA
- the RABAC1 gene encoding prenylated Rab acceptor protein 1 isoform X2, with amino-acid sequence MSCNEPSPDLFGNVCDQILPKMITQATAKDWFDRRRAHIRPWSNFVDQRRFSRPGNFGDLCKRVTRNVEHFQSNYIFIFMGLIMYCIITSPMLLIALAVFFGACYIIYLKTLQSKIVLFGRELSMANQYGIAGAVSFPFFWLAGAGAAVFWVLGATLVVIGSHASFHEVEGDVEELQMEPV; translated from the exons ATGAGCTGTAACGAGCCATCACCTGATTTGTTTGGAAATGTTTGTGATCA AATACTTCCCAAGATGATCACCCAAGCCACAGCAAAAGACTGGTTTGACCGGCGCCGTGCGCACATCCGCCCGTGGAGTAACTTTGTTGACCAGCGGCGCTTTTCTCGCCCAGGGAACTTTGGGGATCTGTGTAAGCGTGTCACCAGAAATGTGGAACATTTTCAGAGCAACTACATCTTTATCTTTATGGGGCTCATCATGTACTGCAT CATCACCTCTCCCATGTTACTCATTGCATTAGCTGTGTTTTTTGGGGCCTGTTACATCATCTACTTGAAGACCCTACAGTCTAAGATCGTCCTGTTTG GTCGTGAGCTTAGTATGGCAAATCAATATGGCATTGCTGGAGCGGTATCGTTCCCCTTTTTTTGGCTAGCTGGTGCTGGAGCAGCGGTGTTCTGGGTTCTGG GAGCCACTCTTGTGGTGATCGGGTCCCACGCGTCTTTCCATGAAGTGGAGGGGGATGTTGAGGAGCTGCAGATGGAACCAGTTTAA
- the RABAC1 gene encoding prenylated Rab acceptor protein 1 isoform X3 — protein MITQATAKDWFDRRRAHIRPWSNFVDQRRFSRPGNFGDLCKRVTRNVEHFQSNYIFIFMGLIMYCIITSPMLLIALAVFFGACYIIYLKTLQSKIVLFGRELSMANQYGIAGAVSFPFFWLAGAGAAVFWVLGATLVVIGSHASFHEVEGDVEELQMEPV, from the exons ATGATCACCCAAGCCACAGCAAAAGACTGGTTTGACCGGCGCCGTGCGCACATCCGCCCGTGGAGTAACTTTGTTGACCAGCGGCGCTTTTCTCGCCCAGGGAACTTTGGGGATCTGTGTAAGCGTGTCACCAGAAATGTGGAACATTTTCAGAGCAACTACATCTTTATCTTTATGGGGCTCATCATGTACTGCAT CATCACCTCTCCCATGTTACTCATTGCATTAGCTGTGTTTTTTGGGGCCTGTTACATCATCTACTTGAAGACCCTACAGTCTAAGATCGTCCTGTTTG GTCGTGAGCTTAGTATGGCAAATCAATATGGCATTGCTGGAGCGGTATCGTTCCCCTTTTTTTGGCTAGCTGGTGCTGGAGCAGCGGTGTTCTGGGTTCTGG GAGCCACTCTTGTGGTGATCGGGTCCCACGCGTCTTTCCATGAAGTGGAGGGGGATGTTGAGGAGCTGCAGATGGAACCAGTTTAA